In a genomic window of Trichoderma atroviride chromosome 4, complete sequence:
- a CDS encoding uncharacterized protein (EggNog:ENOG41), translating to MSDTMQVQGLPPHQRRLGTNTTIKARGNSCTECRRRKQKCDQGRPCSNCTRRFPQPTCEYNTKRNVKRPTASGSPRSSSKNVKVVLQGNAYAHLNLSDIQDALLQVEGAVAAGGLADSPPLGAEREAAFEIPDHQDAHSSSLGSVSDPFRIVVTDETGTLRPKSVFAMLRLILSARLKVTNHIINDEWNIDGPQLLRAFQQATRPPPMLGALDDQLRNLPMEPTRLNIELVRIHLQLLSRFKASIDGNPDPESRFMKHWVPLSIKDPLLLQIVLYTAVCFLKETGRVPKMLAWAYKGVVHRMLNEHLSSARTQTGDAAIMGTAQMVMDSWYWGTTEELRAHMAGLKTMLRMRGGLQDLGMGGFLAKTVLIHDIAIAIAHDIEPDIYGQAGFEFQDDFMVPYQTAFNSPFLSGWPMFIDPASALKLHRSSAQILDDVRSVIQMVQSLPPLANRARAAPCQGSCIVGA from the exons ATGTCCGACACAATGCAGGTGCAGGGGCTTCCACCCCATCAGCGCCGCCTAGGCACGAACACGACCATCAAGGCTAGGGGCAATTCGTGCACCGAGTGTCGCCGTCGCAAGCAAAAG TGCGACCAAGGCAGACCGTGTAGCAACTGTACCCGTCGATTCCCGCAGCCGACGTGCGAGTACAACACCAAACGAAACGTCAAGAG GCCCACGGCATCCGGATCTCCcaggagcagctccaagaaTGTCAAGGTTGTGCTGCAGGGCAATGCCTACGCCCATCTCAACCTGTCCGACATTCAAGATGCGCTGCTCCAGGTCGAAGGCGCCGTCGCTGCCGGCGGTCTGGCCGACAGCCCACCGCTAGGCGCCGAAAGAGAAGCTGCCTTTGAGATACCAGACCACCAGGATGCGCACTCGTCCTCTCTCGGGTCTGTTTCAGACCCCTTTCGCATCGTAGTCACGGACGAAACGGGCACGCTTAGGCCAAAGTCCGTCTTTGCCATGCTGCGGTTGATCTTGTCGGCCCGCCTCAAGGTCACCAATCACATCATCAATGACGAATGGAACATTGACGGCCCTCAACTCCTGCGCGCTTTCCAGCAGGCAACCCGGCCACCTCCCATGCTTGGGGCTCTGGACGATCAACTGCGGAATCTACCCATGGAGCCAACCAGGCTAAACATTGAGCTCGTCCGAATAC ATCTCCAGCTTTTATCACGCTTCAAGGCTTCTATAGATGGAAACCCTGATCCTGAGAGTCGATTCATGAAACACTGGGTCCCGCTGTCCATTAAAGaccctctccttcttcagaTAGTGCTGTATACCGCGGTATGCTTCCTCAAGGAAACCGGCCGAGTGCCCAAGATGCTCGCTTGGGCTTACAAGGGCGTGGTCCACCGTATGCTCAACGAGCACTTGAGCTCGGCTAGGACGCAGACGGGCGATGCGGCAATCATGGGAACCGCCCAGATGGTCATGGACTCGTGGTACTGGGGAACCACGGAAGAACTGCGCGCCCACATGGCGGGCCTCAAGACCATGCTGCGGATGAGGGGCGGTCTGCAGGATCTAGGAATGGGCGGTTTCCTAGCCAAGACGGTGCTCAT TCACgacattgccattgccattgctcacGACATTGAGCCCGACATCTACGGCCAAGCCGGGTTTGAATTTCAAGATGACTTCATGGTTCCGTATCAAACCGCTTTCAATTCCCCCTTTTTGTCAGGATGGCCAATGTTTATCGACCCGGCATCGGCTCTGAAACTTCATCGAAGCTCGGCCCAAATCCTGGACGACGTAAGATCTGTCATACAGATGGTACAATCCCTGCCCCCCCTCGCCAACCGCGCAAGAGCTGCTCCATGTCAAGGAAGCTGCATTGTGGGCGCTTAA
- a CDS encoding uncharacterized protein (CAZy:GH3), translated as MAEIDVEAVLKKLTLAEKVDLLAGIDFWHTKALPQHGVPSLRFTDGPNGVRGTKFFNGVPAACFPCGTALGSTFNTSLLEQAGKAMGTEAIAKSAHVILGPTINMQRSPLGGRGFESIGEDPFLAGLGAAALVRGIQSTGVQATIKHFLCNDQEDRRMMVQSIVTERALREIYALPFQLAVRDSQPGAFMTAYNGINGVSCSENAKYLDAMLRREWGWDGLIMSDWYGTYSTSAAVVAGLNLEMPGPPRFRGETLKFNVSNGKPFVHVIDQRAREVLQFVKKCAASGVKEKGPETTANNTPETAALLRKIGNEGIVLLKNDNNVLPLKKDRKTLVLGPNAKQATYHGGGSAALRAYYAVTPFDGISSQLASPPSYTVGAYTHRFLPVLGEQCTTPDDGIAGMRWRVFNQPPGTPGRQHIDELFFTKTEMHLVDYYHPKAADTWYADMEGTYTADEDCVYELGLVVCGTAKAYVDGKLVVDNATHQVAGDAFFGSATREETGRVNLVKGKTYKFKVEFGSAPTYTLKGDTIVPGHGSLRVGGCKVIDDQAEIAKSVALAKQHDQVIICAGLNADWETEGADRASMKLPGVLDQLIAQVAAANPNTVVVMQTGTPEEMPWLEQTPAVVQAWYGGNETGNSIADVVFGGYNPSGKLSLSFPKRLQDNPAFLNYRTEAGRTLYGEDVYVGYRYYEFADRDVNFPFGHGLSYTTFSFSGLGVAHADGKLSVSLSVTNTGSIAGAQVAQLYIRPVQAARINRPIKELKGFAKVDLQPGETKSVTIEEQEKYVAAYFDEERNEWCVERGEYEVIVSDSSAVGDGALKGRFSVEETYWWSGI; from the exons ATGGCTGAGATTGATGTCGAAGCcgtgttgaagaagctgactTTGGCAGAAAAGGTCGACTTACTAGCAG GCATCGACTTCTGGCACACAAAAGCCCTCCCCCAGCACGGCGTCCCCTCGCTGCGCTTCACAGACGGCCCCAACGGTGTAAGAGGCACAAAGTTCTTCAATGGCGTCCCCGCGGCCTGCTTCCCCTGCGGCACGGCCCTCGGTTCCACCTTCAACACGTCGCTGCTCGAACAGGCAGGTAAGGCCATGGGCACagaggccatcgccaagagCGCCCATGTGATCCTCGGCCCGACTATCAACATGCAGCGCTCGCCCCTCGGCGGGCGAGGCTTCGAGTCCATTGGCGAGGATCCCTTCCTGGCCGGGTTGGGCGCCGCGGCGCTGGTGCGTGGCATCCAGAGCACCGGCGTGCAGGCGACGATCAAGCACTTTCTGTGCAACGACCAGGAGGACCGGCGCATGATGGTGCAGAGCATCGTCACGGAGCGCGCGCTGCGGGAGATTTACGCGCTGCCCTTCCAGCTGGCCGTGCGGGACTCGCAGCCAGGGGCCTTTATGACGGCGTACAACGGCATCAACGGCGTGTCGTGCAGCGAGAATGCCAAGTACCTCGACGCCATGCTGCGCCGGGAATGGGGCTGGGACGGCCTCATCATGAGCGACTGGTACGGCACGTACAGcacctccgccgccgtcgtGGCCGGGCTCAACCTCGAGATGCCCGGCCCGCCCCGGTTCCGCGGCGAGACGCTCAAGTTCAACGTCTCCAACGGGAAGCCCTTTGTCCACGTCATCGACCAGCGCGCCAGGGAGGTGCTCCAGTTCGTCAAGAAATGCGCGGCCTCGGGCGTCAAGGAGAAGGGCCCCGAGACCACCGCCAACAACACGCCCGagacggcggcgctgctccGCAAAATCGGCAACGAGGGCATCGTGCTCCTCAAAAACGACAACAACGTGCTGCCCCTGAAAAAGGACAGGAAGACGCTCGTCCTCGGCCCCAACGCCAAGCAGGCCACCTACCACGGCGGAGGCTCCGCTGCTCTGAGGGCCTACTACGCAGTCACCCCCTTTGacggcatcagcagccagctCGCTTCACCGCCGTCATACACCGTCGGCGCCTACACGCACCGCTTCCTCCCCGTGCTGGGCGAGCAGTGCACGACGCCAGACGATGGCATCGCCGGCATGCGCTGGAGAGTCTTCAACCAGCCCCCCGGCACCCCTGGCCGGCAGCACATTgacgagctcttcttcaccaagacGGAGATGCACCTCGTCGACTACTACCACCCCAAGGCCGCCGACACGTGGTACGCCGACATGGAGGGCACGTACACCGCCGACGAGGACTGTGTATATGAGCTCGGCCTCGTTGTTTGCGGCACGGCAAAGGCCTATGTAGACGGCAagctcgtcgtcgacaaCGCAACCCACCAAGTCGCCGGCGACGCCTTCTTCGGCTCCGCCACCCGCGAGGAGACCGGCCGCGTCAACCTCGTCAAGGGCAAAACGTACAAATTCAAGGTCGAGTTTGGCTCCGCGCCGACCTACACGCTCAAGGGCGACACCATCGTGCCCGGCCACGGCTCGCTCCGCGTCGGCGGCTGCAAAGTCATCGACGACCAGGCCGAAATCGCAAAGTCCGTcgccctggccaagcagcaCGACCAGGTCATCATCTGCGCGGGGCTCAACGCCGACTGGGAGACCGAGGGCGCCGACCGCGCGAGCATGAAGCTGCCCGGCGTGCTGGACCAGCTGATTGCTCAAGTGGCCGCCGCGAATCCGAATACCGTCGTCGTGATGCAGACGGGCACCCCTGAGGAGATGCCCTGGCTGGAACAGACGCCCGCCGTGGTGCAGGCCTGGTACGGCGGCAACGAGACGGGCAACTCCATCGCCGACGTCGTCTTTGGCGGCTACAACCCCTCTGGCAAGCTGTCGCTCAGCTTCCCCAAGCGGCTGCAGGACAACCCGGCCTTTTTGAACTACCGCACCGAGGCTGGCCGCACTCTATACGGCGAGGACGTCTACGTCGGGTACAGATACTACGAGTTCGCCGACCGCGACGTCAACTTCCCCTTTGGCCACGGCCTCTCCTACACgaccttttccttctccggCCTCGGCGTCGCCCACGCGGATGGCAAGCTGAGCGTGTCGCTCTCCGTGACAAACACGGGGTCCATTGCCGGCGCACAGGTAGCCCAGCTGTACATCCGCCCCGTACAAGCCGCGAGAATCAACCGCCCcatcaaggagctcaagggcTTTGCAAAGGTCGACCTGCAGCCGGGCGAGACGAAGAGCGTGACGATtgaagagcaggagaagTACGTTGCTGCGTACTTTGACGAGGAGCGCAATGAGTGGTGCGTTGAGAGGGGCGAGTATGAGGTTATTGTGAGTGATAGCAGTGCTGTCGGGGATGGAGCGCTGAAGGGGAGGTTTTCGGTGGAGGAGACGTATTGGTGGAGTGGGATTTAg
- a CDS encoding uncharacterized protein (EggNog:ENOG41), with protein MPENIPLHDQDDGTGRGAEEGDDVQWETTGYEGAGTSPASSSDYDSSSPRSNDSASMSGSPPAPVDETASARLARTKNDAMYRCIRVTASIYYRAIIARVPTSQILNETDFLKLWELVWEVSVPYWKTAVGVFIWVMAAAVPSCHTSPPARMIKTLSVVGWMTMGLENWHVAISAANTALSLQRWLRGDQYNYPQDDGMDYQYGPSGGENVVEKHGFILREASIPEVVANVRCNDDHELIE; from the coding sequence ATGCCGGAGAACATTCCCCTCCATGACCAGGACGACGGCACGGGGCGTGGAGCCGAAGAAGGGGACGATGTCCAGTGGGAGACGACGGGCTACGAGGGGGCGGGTACATCCCCGGCAAGTAGTTCTGATTACGATTCGTCTTCGCCCAGAAGCAACGATAGTGCATCTATGAGCGGCTCGCCACCCGCGCCGGTAGACGAAACTGCCAGTGCCCGATTGGCCCGGACCAAGAATGATGCCATGTACCGCTGTATCCGCGTAACGGCCTCGATTTACTACCGAGCCATCATTGCCCGCGTGCCCACCAGCCAGATCCTAAACGAGACTGATTTCCTCAAGTTGTGGGAGCTGGTCTGGGAGGTTTCGGTGCCGTACTGGAAGACTGCCGTGGGCGTCTTCATCTGGGTCATGGCAGCGGCGGTGCCAAGCTGCCACACGTCCCCGCCCGCGCGGATGATCAAGACGCTGTCCGTGGTTGGCTGGATGACCATGGGCCTGGAGAACTGGCACGTCGCCATCAGCGCGGCCAATACGGCGTTGAGTCTGCAGCGGTGGCTCAGGGGGGACCAGTACAATTACCCCCAGGATGACGGGATGGATTACCAGTACGGCCCTTCGGGGGGAGAGAATGTGGTGGAGAAGCACGGGTTTATTCTGCGGGAGGCGAGCATCCCAGAGGTGGTTGCCAACGTGCGGTGCAATGACGATCACGAGCTGATTGAGTAG